A window of the Pedobacter cryoconitis genome harbors these coding sequences:
- a CDS encoding metallophosphoesterase family protein, giving the protein MKRRSLLKTIPLAALGLAFGKAAEAATISAETSNAPKRKLVLTVAHITDVHIRQFEDATSRFEKCLQEIKNLKVDFFLNGGDSIHAADYDNIKREQVIEQWAVWDKCISQISGYELHSCIGNHDTWWAAPSKEDEMYGKDYVVKRLKIPNRYYSFSKNGWHFIILDGNNKNTSLDEQQFKWLENELEQLAPDTPVLLMSHYPVLTVTNTWEGGQHGDHKELKKLFYKYKDKVKVCLSGHQHLLDRAWYNGVEYYCNGAMSGFWWGKGDEKSAQPYYYQETPPGYAIIKLYDDGTLENKYITTKI; this is encoded by the coding sequence ATGAAAAGAAGAAGCTTATTAAAAACTATCCCGCTTGCTGCTTTGGGACTGGCTTTCGGAAAAGCCGCTGAAGCTGCCACCATTAGTGCTGAAACCTCAAATGCGCCAAAAAGAAAATTAGTCTTAACTGTAGCACACATTACTGATGTGCATATCAGACAATTCGAAGATGCGACCAGCAGATTTGAAAAATGCCTTCAGGAAATCAAAAACTTAAAAGTAGATTTCTTTCTCAATGGCGGTGATAGTATTCATGCCGCCGATTATGACAATATCAAACGTGAACAGGTTATAGAACAGTGGGCAGTTTGGGATAAATGCATCAGCCAGATTTCAGGTTATGAATTACACAGCTGTATTGGAAATCACGATACCTGGTGGGCAGCGCCTTCTAAAGAGGATGAGATGTATGGAAAAGACTATGTAGTCAAAAGATTAAAAATCCCGAACCGCTATTATAGTTTTTCTAAAAACGGATGGCATTTTATTATACTGGATGGTAATAATAAAAATACTTCACTCGATGAACAGCAGTTCAAATGGCTGGAAAACGAGCTGGAACAACTTGCCCCGGATACACCGGTTTTATTGATGTCGCATTACCCGGTATTAACAGTAACCAATACCTGGGAAGGCGGACAGCATGGTGATCACAAAGAACTCAAGAAATTATTTTACAAGTACAAAGACAAAGTTAAAGTATGCCTGAGCGGTCATCAGCATTTGCTGGACAGAGCCTGGTATAATGGTGTAGAATATTATTGTAATGGTGCAATGAGTGGTTTCTGGTGGGGTAAAGGAGATGAAAAGTCTGCACAGCCTTATTATTATCAGGAAACGCCTCCGGGATATGCCATTATCAAATTATATGATGATGGTACGCTGGAAAATAAATATATCACCACAAAGATCTAA
- a CDS encoding RagB/SusD family nutrient uptake outer membrane protein, producing the protein MLSRYYTPLVIVVLAITILTGCKKNFLEREPQTSINPKYFFKTTADLETYSNGFYEMTGITALNDVMERKNDVFSDNLSVYLGGSEIDNMIRGKISATTVTPKSWNWENLRRINYMLNNLQDVQGDQATVAHFTGIARFYRADFYFEMLKRYGDVPYYTTVLEATDEAALYKKQDPRALVADSIRADLEYAVSHVKADGTKSRITKWAALAMLSRFCLYEGTFRKYHDELGLQASATPFLERAVSASKEIMSGGFSIYNTGKKGEDYQKIFTSADLGSNKEILFYRDFDQALNRSNDTHYVFDWQWSISKSMADTYLMADGTPFTSSPGWNTKTYTEVFNNRDPRMAVTIMPPGFSTTLGRPNLIRPTFGGYPQIKFYAIDPNTKVYTEYSDLPIFRYAETLLINAEAKAELGSITQGDLDQTINLLRNRAGVSPLNMSLANANPDPVLVNMYPHVSSGNKGVLLEIRRERNVELACEGFRFNDLLRWKAGQLLERPTQGIYVAKLGAMDVTGDGVEDIAILESPEKTDPLAGVPAAVKANLVMYYLNSNSFYLSNQTSGFIMFPENVNTPRSFNEAKYYYFPIPFQQVLLNPKLVQPKGW; encoded by the coding sequence ATGTTATCAAGATATTATACCCCGCTGGTTATTGTAGTACTCGCAATAACTATACTCACAGGTTGTAAAAAGAACTTCCTGGAAAGAGAGCCGCAAACCTCAATTAACCCTAAGTATTTTTTTAAAACTACTGCCGATCTGGAAACCTACAGTAATGGTTTTTATGAAATGACAGGGATCACTGCACTGAATGATGTGATGGAGAGAAAAAATGATGTGTTTTCAGATAATCTCTCCGTTTACCTGGGTGGTAGTGAAATTGACAACATGATCAGAGGGAAAATCAGTGCAACCACAGTGACTCCTAAATCCTGGAACTGGGAAAACCTGCGCAGAATAAACTATATGCTCAATAACCTTCAGGATGTTCAGGGAGATCAGGCAACTGTAGCACATTTCACCGGTATCGCCCGTTTTTACAGGGCCGATTTCTATTTTGAGATGCTGAAAAGATATGGTGATGTTCCTTATTATACGACCGTACTGGAGGCGACTGATGAAGCTGCACTTTATAAAAAACAAGATCCGCGCGCACTCGTAGCAGATTCTATCCGTGCAGATCTTGAATATGCTGTTAGCCATGTGAAGGCTGATGGGACTAAATCAAGAATCACGAAATGGGCTGCGCTGGCTATGCTTTCCAGATTCTGTCTTTATGAAGGTACTTTCCGAAAATATCATGATGAACTGGGGCTCCAGGCCAGTGCAACCCCATTTCTGGAAAGAGCGGTTTCAGCTTCTAAAGAAATCATGAGCGGAGGTTTCTCTATCTACAATACGGGTAAAAAAGGAGAAGATTATCAAAAGATATTTACCAGTGCAGATTTGGGCTCCAATAAGGAAATACTTTTTTACCGTGATTTCGACCAGGCTTTAAACCGCTCTAACGATACACATTATGTTTTTGACTGGCAGTGGTCTATCAGTAAATCTATGGCTGATACTTATCTGATGGCAGATGGTACTCCTTTTACTTCCAGCCCGGGCTGGAATACCAAAACTTATACTGAAGTTTTTAATAACCGTGACCCAAGGATGGCCGTAACGATTATGCCTCCGGGATTCTCTACAACTTTAGGCAGACCAAATCTGATCAGACCTACCTTTGGAGGCTATCCGCAAATCAAATTCTATGCAATAGATCCCAATACTAAAGTATATACGGAATATTCAGATTTACCAATTTTCCGATACGCAGAAACGCTGCTGATTAATGCAGAAGCCAAAGCAGAACTCGGTAGTATCACACAGGGCGATCTGGATCAGACTATCAATCTGCTGCGTAACCGTGCTGGTGTATCGCCTTTAAATATGAGCCTGGCAAATGCGAACCCAGATCCTGTTCTGGTGAATATGTATCCACATGTTTCCAGTGGAAATAAAGGGGTTTTACTTGAAATACGCCGGGAACGTAATGTAGAGCTGGCTTGTGAGGGCTTCCGTTTCAATGATTTATTAAGATGGAAAGCCGGTCAGTTATTAGAAAGACCTACTCAGGGGATTTATGTGGCGAAATTAGGTGCAATGGATGTGACTGGTGATGGCGTTGAAGATATTGCAATTCTGGAATCTCCTGAAAAAACGGATCCGCTTGCAGGTGTTCCAGCTGCTGTAAAGGCAAACCTGGTGATGTATTACCTGAACAGCAATAGTTTTTATCTGAGTAATCAGACTTCAGGATTTATTATGTTTCCGGAAAACGTGAATACGCCAAGATCATTTAACGAAGCTAAATATTACTATTTCCCGATCCCCTTTCAACAAGTATTACTAAATCCAAAACTGGTACAACCTAAGGGCTGGTAA
- a CDS encoding GNAT family N-acetyltransferase: protein MSELLKETTVILENERALIRPLSPADHEHLLPFSLNEPEIWHYSLSRPDSAESLTAYIKAAMDDREKGNSYPFIIFDKQTNSYAGSTRYYDIQPTYKTLLMGYTWYGGDFQGTGLNKNCKYLLLKYAFEDLGMERVEFRADNSNHRSLAAMKSIGCKLEGVLRNHMPDGHGGRRDSAILSILRKEWFDFVKANLEEKL from the coding sequence ATGAGCGAATTACTGAAAGAAACTACTGTTATATTAGAGAATGAACGTGCTTTAATCCGCCCGCTTAGTCCAGCTGACCATGAACATTTACTGCCTTTTTCATTGAATGAACCTGAAATATGGCACTATTCCTTATCACGTCCGGATAGTGCTGAAAGTCTGACTGCGTATATCAAAGCGGCGATGGATGATAGGGAAAAAGGCAATTCTTATCCTTTTATTATTTTTGATAAGCAAACCAATAGTTATGCTGGTTCTACACGGTATTATGATATACAGCCAACTTATAAAACACTGCTCATGGGGTACACCTGGTATGGTGGTGATTTCCAGGGGACAGGGCTCAATAAAAATTGCAAATATCTTTTATTAAAGTATGCCTTTGAAGACCTGGGGATGGAAAGAGTTGAATTCAGGGCAGACAATAGCAACCACAGAAGTCTTGCTGCGATGAAAAGTATCGGCTGTAAACTTGAAGGCGTACTTCGTAACCATATGCCTGATGGGCATGGTGGCAGACGGGATAGTGCTATTCTCAGTATTTTGAGAAAAGAGTGGTTTGATTTTGTGAAAGCAAACCTGGAAGAGAAGTTGTAA
- a CDS encoding YceI family protein: MKRVLLLLCICFFAIHTRAQDILVSKNASVSFFSSTVMEDIEGKSNTASSVINAKTKELIFKVSNTSFQFPKKLMQEHFNENYMESDKFPFSKFSGKITDDIDLSKDGNYTVSVAGNLDIHGVIKPYQGKVTLAIAQGVITAKTTFKVKIEDHNIKVPSLVFKNIAEFVEVRLSAVYQPKKPS; the protein is encoded by the coding sequence ATGAAAAGGGTATTACTCCTGCTCTGCATTTGCTTTTTCGCAATTCATACCCGCGCTCAGGATATTTTAGTCAGTAAAAATGCATCCGTTTCTTTCTTTTCCAGCACAGTCATGGAAGACATAGAAGGGAAAAGCAATACAGCCAGCTCTGTAATCAACGCCAAAACTAAAGAACTCATTTTTAAAGTCAGCAACACCTCTTTTCAGTTCCCAAAAAAACTGATGCAAGAGCACTTTAATGAGAACTACATGGAAAGTGACAAATTTCCATTTTCTAAATTCAGCGGAAAAATCACTGATGATATTGACCTCAGTAAAGACGGCAATTATACCGTTTCTGTAGCAGGAAATCTGGATATCCATGGAGTTATCAAACCCTATCAAGGTAAAGTAACCCTGGCGATTGCTCAGGGAGTAATTACGGCAAAAACAACCTTTAAAGTGAAAATCGAGGATCACAATATCAAAGTGCCTTCCCTGGTTTTCAAGAACATTGCTGAATTCGTAGAAGTACGTTTATCAGCAGTATATCAACCTAAAAAACCATCCTGA
- a CDS encoding RNA polymerase sigma factor, whose protein sequence is MQSIIIGCINKERSSQYLLYKEFYSYCMAICRRYALNDFDAAEVLNDGFLKVFTHIEKYDPEKPFKPWLARIITNTAIDHYRMNLKFSDHDDVDDHEEIGQAASVYEQLAYKDLLVLVQTLSPAYRTVFNLYAIDGYSHEEIASLLKISTGTSKSNLFKARQQLREKLMVLNVNKPAEGTADLQQIEGRIIGYNGK, encoded by the coding sequence GTGCAAAGTATCATTATCGGGTGCATCAATAAGGAAAGGTCAAGTCAGTATTTACTCTATAAAGAATTTTATAGTTATTGCATGGCTATATGCCGTCGGTACGCTTTAAATGATTTTGACGCTGCCGAAGTATTAAATGATGGATTCCTGAAAGTTTTTACACATATAGAAAAATATGATCCTGAAAAACCCTTTAAACCATGGCTTGCGCGCATTATTACAAACACGGCGATTGATCATTACCGGATGAACCTGAAGTTTTCGGATCATGATGACGTAGATGATCATGAGGAAATTGGCCAGGCTGCCTCGGTTTATGAACAACTGGCTTATAAAGATTTACTGGTTTTAGTCCAGACACTTTCCCCGGCTTATCGTACTGTATTTAACTTATATGCTATTGATGGTTATTCGCATGAAGAAATAGCCAGTCTCTTAAAAATATCAACAGGAACATCTAAATCTAACCTATTTAAAGCACGACAACAGTTAAGAGAAAAACTCATGGTCTTGAATGTAAACAAGCCAGCAGAAGGAACTGCCGATTTACAACAGATTGAGGGAAGGATCATTGGGTATAATGGAAAATAA
- a CDS encoding DUF5777 family beta-barrel protein: protein MIQKRLMLFRKNLLLIGFILSGLRGFGQDLEKELTNTNPVHEKVFATFKDTKLINGHTNETIHKNELEFKVDHRFGDIAGSNGGLKQFFGLDNSTDVRIGFDYGLTDRLSIGLARAKGATDVQQLYEGSIKYRLLEQTTDDYIPFAVTLFGSNTIAAVKASDDPAAATAYHKFSDRMNFVSQVILARKFNSNFSFSLTPTYLHKNFTAFRDQNNLFAVGAGARAKISKRMAIVVDYFLPFRNKDDKAYLEQTSGVKFYNPLGVGLEIETGGHVFHLNFTNAAAIEEMQYISQTTSSWLKGQYRWGFSIARRFSFNKDKKEKI from the coding sequence ATGATACAAAAACGATTAATGTTATTCCGGAAAAACCTGCTGCTGATAGGATTTATTCTCAGCGGACTTCGTGGTTTTGGACAAGACCTGGAGAAAGAACTGACCAATACGAACCCGGTTCATGAAAAAGTGTTTGCTACATTTAAAGACACTAAACTAATTAACGGACACACCAACGAAACGATCCATAAAAATGAACTGGAATTTAAAGTCGATCACCGCTTTGGAGATATCGCAGGCAGCAACGGTGGATTAAAACAGTTTTTTGGACTGGACAATTCCACTGATGTGCGGATTGGTTTTGATTATGGGCTCACCGACCGGCTGAGCATTGGTCTGGCCAGGGCAAAAGGTGCAACAGACGTCCAACAGTTATACGAAGGGAGTATAAAATACAGGTTACTGGAACAGACCACGGACGATTATATCCCTTTTGCGGTTACTTTATTTGGAAGTAATACGATTGCCGCAGTTAAGGCCAGTGATGATCCTGCTGCCGCTACCGCTTACCACAAATTCAGCGACCGGATGAATTTTGTCAGCCAGGTTATCCTGGCGAGGAAGTTCAATTCAAATTTCTCCTTCAGCCTTACGCCAACTTACCTGCATAAAAACTTTACTGCCTTTAGAGATCAGAATAATCTTTTTGCAGTTGGTGCAGGTGCAAGAGCTAAAATCAGTAAGCGAATGGCTATTGTGGTCGATTATTTTCTTCCGTTCCGGAACAAAGATGACAAAGCTTATCTGGAACAAACCAGTGGAGTAAAGTTTTATAATCCTCTGGGAGTAGGCTTGGAAATTGAAACAGGCGGTCACGTTTTTCATCTGAACTTCACCAATGCCGCAGCTATAGAAGAGATGCAGTATATCTCTCAGACAACCAGTTCCTGGTTAAAAGGACAATATCGCTGGGGCTTCAGTATTGCCAGAAGATTCTCTTTTAATAAGGACAAAAAAGAGAAAATATAG
- a CDS encoding BamA/TamA family outer membrane protein — protein sequence MKNVTLLLFFLFSAVFVKAQDSLKYRVIFIGDAGEMNVAQRESLKNAAKHVIAGKTTVMYLGDNIYPRGMGLPGSKEEETTKQILQSQFQPMRQMGAAVYFIPGNHDWDKMGPDGLAKIIRQGEYLAEQNDSLLKMIPPNGCPDPTAIQLTDNLTIIAFDSEWWLYPYAKQNPESECSCKTKDDVIARMQELLEANRGKIILFADHHPLQSYGAHGGYFTLKNHIFPLTSLNKNLYIPLPVIGSLYPLLRSSFLSPEDLKHPFYKDMIKKINGVFGAYPNLTYFSGHDHGLQLIKSEELNLQVVSGGGAKHSANKKGKNSIFQESEQGYVIADLLMNNDMRYDFYVYTEIGVKKVYSYTKPFVPVPRESGNTVKVITKDSISIKIYPKYDSVSKVHRFFFGENYRKEYALETKVQVIRLSEIKGGLTPLQRGGGFQSHSLRMVDKQGKEWVLRSVEKYPESLLPENLRETFAKDILKDNMSAQHPFSALIVPDIAEAVGVAHANPIIGWISPDANLGKYGRVFENTLCLLEEREPTGKSDNTYKMYKKLAKDNDYTYDGPQYLRAKALDIVIGDWDRHFDQWRWTLDKTGDREVYQPVPRDRDQVFYLSQGLIPRYAQSSYLLPMIQGYERNVNDVNWFVWESRAMATRLLSQLSEKQWMDIIHTFCANLTDEVMEKALRKLPEPGYSLRHDQLLAQLKERRAKLPEMMNEYYHFLNKIVDIQASDKGELIEISDAAGGGLTVNIHQLSKNKKVKEQMFIKTFDPKITKEIRLYTHNGNDSLVINNKGTDIKLRIIGGHGIKAYHLENAYHKVKLYDKIDSAVFTGETSRFTKILFNDTGNVSYKQTDLYHRSMYLLNGGFNKDDGLSLGFSVKFMNPGFRKFPYGNTQQFSFIHSFSTKAFKFDYRGEWMHTFGKADLILQASAYAPHNTQNFFGAGNETSFDKSIDGISYYRARFSLYQFDPALRWKRPKSSFSIGPSFQYYSFNKDDNTGRFINNSADLHSSDSLTIAKDKLYTGVVVNFINNTRNNEILPSLGSYINLKLQGYTGLNKYSNTYGQFTGSVALYKNLDSRANFVIAERFGGAVTVGKQPFYQSAFLGGEGTLLGFRQFRFAGDHSFYNNLEMRIKLADFVSYVLPGQFGLLGFHDIGRVWKKGEDSTKWHNGVGGGLYFAPAAMTVVRVVAGHSDEGWYPYIALSFRY from the coding sequence ATGAAAAATGTTACGCTCTTGCTCTTCTTTCTATTCAGTGCTGTTTTCGTTAAAGCACAGGATTCTCTAAAATACCGCGTCATCTTTATCGGTGATGCCGGAGAAATGAATGTTGCACAAAGAGAATCTTTGAAAAACGCAGCCAAACATGTAATTGCCGGAAAAACTACAGTGATGTACCTGGGGGATAATATCTACCCAAGAGGAATGGGTTTACCCGGAAGTAAAGAAGAAGAAACAACTAAACAGATTCTGCAATCTCAATTTCAGCCGATGCGTCAAATGGGAGCTGCGGTTTATTTTATTCCGGGAAACCATGATTGGGATAAAATGGGGCCGGATGGTTTGGCTAAAATCATACGTCAGGGAGAATATCTGGCTGAGCAAAATGACTCTTTATTAAAAATGATCCCGCCAAACGGATGTCCTGATCCTACAGCAATCCAACTCACAGACAATTTAACGATTATTGCTTTTGATAGCGAGTGGTGGTTATATCCTTACGCTAAACAAAATCCCGAATCTGAGTGCAGCTGCAAGACTAAAGATGATGTGATTGCCCGGATGCAGGAATTGCTGGAAGCTAACAGAGGGAAGATTATTTTATTTGCTGATCATCACCCATTGCAGAGTTATGGTGCGCATGGTGGATATTTCACTCTGAAAAATCATATTTTCCCTTTAACCTCGCTGAATAAAAACCTATATATCCCTTTACCTGTTATCGGCTCACTGTATCCTTTGTTGCGGTCTTCCTTTTTGAGCCCTGAAGACCTGAAGCATCCCTTTTATAAGGATATGATTAAAAAGATAAACGGGGTTTTCGGCGCTTATCCGAATCTTACTTATTTTTCAGGACATGATCATGGTTTACAGTTGATTAAAAGTGAAGAGCTTAATCTACAGGTTGTGAGTGGTGGCGGAGCTAAACATTCAGCCAATAAAAAGGGTAAAAACTCTATTTTTCAAGAATCAGAACAAGGTTATGTAATTGCCGATTTGCTGATGAATAATGATATGCGCTATGATTTTTACGTGTATACAGAGATTGGTGTCAAAAAGGTATACAGTTATACTAAACCTTTTGTACCTGTTCCCCGTGAATCCGGAAATACAGTTAAAGTGATCACAAAAGATAGTATTTCTATCAAAATATATCCAAAATATGATAGTGTAAGTAAAGTTCACCGTTTCTTTTTCGGAGAGAATTACCGGAAAGAATATGCGCTGGAAACTAAAGTGCAGGTAATCAGGCTTTCTGAGATTAAAGGCGGTTTGACACCGCTGCAACGGGGTGGTGGATTTCAGTCACACTCTTTGCGTATGGTGGATAAGCAAGGGAAAGAATGGGTATTAAGAAGTGTAGAGAAATATCCTGAATCATTGTTGCCAGAGAATCTGAGGGAGACTTTTGCGAAAGATATTTTAAAAGATAACATGTCCGCGCAGCATCCGTTTTCGGCATTAATTGTACCGGATATTGCTGAAGCAGTTGGTGTAGCACATGCTAATCCAATTATCGGATGGATTTCTCCGGATGCTAATCTGGGTAAGTACGGAAGAGTATTTGAAAATACGCTTTGTCTTCTGGAAGAAAGAGAGCCAACTGGTAAGTCTGATAATACTTATAAGATGTATAAGAAACTGGCTAAGGACAATGATTATACTTATGATGGGCCTCAATACCTGAGAGCGAAAGCATTGGATATTGTGATCGGAGATTGGGACAGACATTTTGATCAATGGAGATGGACGCTTGATAAAACAGGAGACAGAGAAGTTTATCAGCCAGTTCCACGTGACCGTGACCAGGTATTTTACTTAAGCCAGGGACTTATTCCAAGATACGCGCAGTCTTCTTATTTACTGCCAATGATTCAGGGCTATGAAAGAAATGTGAATGATGTAAACTGGTTTGTCTGGGAAAGCAGGGCTATGGCAACCCGTTTATTAAGTCAGTTATCAGAAAAACAGTGGATGGATATCATTCATACTTTTTGTGCGAATTTAACGGATGAGGTGATGGAGAAAGCATTAAGAAAACTTCCGGAACCGGGTTATTCTTTACGTCATGATCAGCTGCTGGCGCAATTGAAGGAAAGAAGAGCAAAACTACCTGAGATGATGAATGAATATTATCATTTCTTAAATAAGATCGTAGACATACAGGCGAGTGATAAAGGAGAGCTGATAGAAATTTCGGATGCTGCTGGTGGCGGATTAACAGTGAACATACACCAGTTATCTAAAAATAAAAAGGTGAAAGAGCAAATGTTCATCAAGACCTTTGATCCGAAAATTACGAAAGAAATCAGGTTATATACCCACAACGGAAATGATAGCCTTGTTATAAACAATAAAGGAACTGATATTAAATTACGCATTATCGGTGGTCATGGAATTAAAGCTTATCATTTAGAAAACGCTTACCATAAAGTAAAACTTTACGATAAGATTGATAGTGCTGTTTTTACGGGTGAAACCAGCAGATTTACTAAAATACTATTTAATGATACTGGCAATGTTTCTTATAAACAAACAGATTTATATCATAGAAGTATGTATTTGCTGAATGGAGGATTTAACAAGGATGATGGATTATCATTAGGCTTCTCTGTTAAATTTATGAATCCCGGGTTCAGGAAATTTCCTTATGGAAATACACAGCAGTTTTCTTTTATTCACTCTTTTAGTACGAAGGCTTTTAAGTTTGATTACCGCGGAGAATGGATGCACACTTTCGGAAAAGCAGATTTGATTTTGCAGGCCAGTGCTTATGCGCCGCACAATACACAGAATTTCTTTGGTGCGGGGAATGAAACCTCTTTTGATAAGTCTATTGATGGAATCAGCTATTACCGTGCAAGATTTAGTTTATACCAGTTTGATCCGGCATTGCGTTGGAAACGGCCAAAATCTTCCTTCAGTATCGGACCATCTTTTCAATATTATAGTTTCAACAAGGATGATAATACCGGGAGGTTTATCAATAACAGTGCGGACCTGCACTCATCAGATAGCCTGACTATCGCAAAAGATAAATTATATACAGGTGTTGTAGTTAATTTTATCAACAATACCCGGAACAATGAAATCCTGCCTTCTTTAGGAAGTTATATCAATTTGAAATTGCAGGGTTATACAGGACTAAATAAATATTCGAATACTTATGGTCAGTTTACCGGAAGTGTGGCCTTGTATAAAAATCTGGATAGCAGAGCTAATTTTGTGATTGCAGAACGTTTTGGTGGCGCAGTAACTGTGGGTAAACAACCATTTTATCAGTCTGCATTTTTAGGTGGAGAAGGAACACTGCTTGGCTTCCGTCAATTCCGGTTTGCTGGTGATCATAGTTTTTACAATAACCTTGAAATGCGTATTAAACTGGCAGATTTTGTGAGTTATGTATTGCCGGGACAATTCGGATTGCTTGGCTTTCATGATATAGGCAGGGTCTGGAAAAAAGGAGAAGACTCCACTAAATGGCACAATGGAGTGGGTGGGGGATTATATTTTGCCCCTGCTGCTATGACGGTTGTCCGTGTGGTTGCCGGACATTCTGATGAAGGATGGTATCCGTATATTGCTTTAAGTTTCCGTTATTAA
- a CDS encoding c-type cytochrome, whose protein sequence is MSKFTYPVMTIMMTLLILSACSKNQADEPKPVVPEKPGTKVSYAEVLQPLFQARCAGCHAPGKRASAAWSFNGYTSVTGSADKIKQAVLVSKTMPIGGTLSAAELQSIKDWFDQGMLQ, encoded by the coding sequence ATGTCAAAATTCACCTATCCTGTGATGACGATCATGATGACGTTATTAATTTTATCAGCCTGTTCAAAAAACCAGGCTGATGAACCTAAACCTGTGGTACCGGAAAAACCCGGTACTAAGGTTTCTTATGCCGAAGTACTGCAACCGTTATTTCAGGCCAGATGTGCCGGATGTCATGCGCCTGGTAAAAGAGCATCTGCTGCCTGGAGTTTTAACGGATATACCTCCGTTACTGGCAGTGCAGACAAAATTAAACAAGCTGTTTTAGTCAGCAAAACCATGCCCATCGGAGGAACACTCTCCGCCGCAGAACTTCAATCTATCAAAGACTGGTTTGACCAGGGTATGCTCCAATAA